In Numidum massiliense, a single genomic region encodes these proteins:
- the recN gene encoding DNA repair protein RecN, producing MIRELSIRNLAVVEAVDVSFAEGLHVLTGETGAGKSIVVDAIGLVLGARGSADFVRHRAKKAEITALFDFDKAHPVWDKLRHFGFDVDGEQTLLLKRDISRSGKSTCRVNGQIVTLAMLKQIAEKIVDIHGQHDQQSLLSEEDHLHWLDAFAGEAIEPAKRAYGDVYREYRQVEAELKALTKDERLTAQRIDLLQFQVREIAAASLEVGEDGRLTERHKQLAHAERLSAHLQEAYFRLQGEGGALDDVGEALTQIEAAISYDTALQSELEPIKNAFYLLEDAILSLRRKVDAYVFDPKELNEVELRLSLIDQLKRKYAATLEEIVAYGEEAERELGVLQNKETHQHALGERLEALRRELAVKARQLTAIREQAAAVLEREVEGQLRDLRMKNTQFRIVFTSPEEEAARAFGVDGWDQLLFALSTNPGEPVKPLAKIASGGELARVMLALKTVFNEVDAVETLIFDEVDTGVSGRAAQAIAEKMVHVASGRQVLCVTHLPQVACMADRHYYIEKQVAEDSTVTRVQPLKKQGRVDELARMLGGVEVTRKTKQHAAEMLRLAAARKQEKAHDT from the coding sequence GTGATCCGGGAGTTATCGATACGCAACTTGGCCGTCGTCGAAGCGGTCGACGTCTCGTTTGCCGAAGGACTACACGTCCTTACCGGGGAGACCGGCGCAGGGAAGTCGATCGTCGTCGACGCCATCGGACTCGTGCTCGGGGCGAGGGGCTCCGCCGACTTCGTGCGCCACCGAGCGAAAAAGGCAGAAATAACCGCACTGTTCGACTTTGATAAGGCGCATCCCGTATGGGATAAACTGCGCCACTTTGGCTTCGATGTCGACGGGGAACAGACGCTTCTGCTCAAGCGAGACATTTCCCGCTCTGGAAAAAGCACGTGCCGCGTCAACGGACAAATCGTCACCTTGGCGATGCTAAAACAAATTGCGGAAAAAATCGTCGATATCCACGGACAGCACGACCAACAATCGCTTTTGAGCGAGGAAGATCATTTGCACTGGCTGGACGCGTTTGCCGGGGAGGCGATCGAGCCGGCGAAGCGCGCTTACGGCGACGTGTACCGGGAATATCGGCAGGTGGAAGCTGAGCTCAAGGCGCTGACGAAAGACGAGCGGCTCACCGCACAACGAATCGATTTGTTACAGTTCCAAGTGCGGGAAATTGCGGCAGCGTCACTCGAAGTGGGAGAAGACGGGCGATTAACGGAACGCCACAAGCAACTGGCACACGCCGAACGGCTTTCCGCGCACTTGCAAGAGGCTTACTTCCGCTTACAAGGGGAGGGTGGCGCACTGGACGACGTCGGCGAAGCACTGACGCAAATCGAAGCGGCGATTTCGTACGATACAGCATTGCAAAGCGAGTTAGAGCCGATAAAAAATGCCTTTTATTTACTGGAAGATGCAATCCTTTCTTTGCGGCGCAAAGTGGACGCGTACGTATTCGATCCGAAAGAGTTAAACGAAGTCGAGTTACGCCTTTCCCTCATTGATCAATTGAAACGGAAATACGCCGCTACGCTTGAGGAAATTGTGGCCTACGGCGAAGAGGCGGAACGCGAGCTAGGCGTACTACAAAACAAGGAAACGCACCAACATGCACTCGGCGAACGTTTGGAGGCGCTGCGGCGCGAATTGGCGGTTAAGGCGCGCCAGCTGACAGCGATTCGCGAACAGGCTGCCGCGGTGTTGGAGCGAGAGGTGGAGGGGCAGCTTCGCGATTTGCGGATGAAAAACACGCAATTCCGCATTGTCTTTACGTCGCCGGAGGAAGAAGCTGCGCGCGCGTTTGGTGTGGATGGGTGGGATCAGTTACTGTTTGCCCTGTCGACGAACCCGGGTGAACCGGTGAAGCCGCTGGCAAAAATCGCTTCCGGCGGTGAATTGGCCCGCGTCATGTTGGCATTGAAGACCGTATTTAATGAAGTCGATGCCGTCGAGACGCTTATTTTTGACGAAGTAGATACCGGTGTGAGCGGACGGGCTGCCCAGGCGATTGCTGAGAAAATGGTTCACGTCGCGTCGGGTCGGCAAGTGTTGTGTGTGACACATTTACCGCAAGTCGCTTGCATGGCTGACCGGCATTACTACATTGAGAAACAAGTTGCAGAAGACAGTACAGTGACACGCGTACAGCCGCTTAAGAAACAGGGGCGCGTCGACGAACTAGCCCGCATGCTCGGCGGTGTGGAAGTGACGCGGAAAACGAAACAACACGCGGCGGAAATGCTGCGTCTCGCCGCTGCGCGGAAACAAGAGAAGGCCCACGACACATAA
- a CDS encoding NAD(+)/NADH kinase, with protein MTTIGLAVNRSKPNARVVARELIQLLEQRDAKVLIEDKVAVELGRTDLGVTLAQMAERVKMVFVLGGDGTLLGIARRFASRNVPILGINLGYLGFLSEAEPDSLENAVEKVLDGDYIIEERMMIETEVIRGGRRLEQGVALNDVGIAKGSFSRMITSTIYVDDMYLGTYSGDGVIVSSPTGSTAYSLAAGGPIVSPNVNVLLLTPICPHTLNARSIILSAKDKLHIRVSATHEDIGLTIDGQLGFKLKVDDVIQLQRAPYNTLLVKWKESSFFEVVRKKLQGEREDVPNWR; from the coding sequence TTGACGACGATTGGTTTGGCAGTGAACCGCAGTAAACCGAATGCGCGCGTCGTGGCGCGCGAACTCATTCAGTTATTAGAACAGCGAGACGCGAAGGTGCTCATTGAAGATAAAGTCGCGGTAGAGTTGGGGCGGACGGATCTCGGCGTGACACTGGCGCAAATGGCGGAGCGCGTGAAGATGGTGTTTGTCCTCGGAGGGGACGGTACACTGCTTGGGATTGCGCGTCGCTTTGCAAGCAGAAATGTCCCGATACTTGGCATAAATTTAGGATACTTGGGCTTTCTGTCCGAAGCAGAGCCGGATAGTTTAGAGAATGCCGTTGAAAAGGTGCTGGACGGCGATTACATTATCGAAGAGCGAATGATGATCGAAACGGAAGTGATCCGCGGTGGGCGCCGGCTTGAACAAGGCGTTGCTTTAAACGATGTCGGTATTGCCAAAGGGTCGTTTAGTCGCATGATTACGAGTACGATTTACGTCGACGACATGTATTTAGGGACGTACTCTGGCGACGGGGTCATCGTCTCTAGCCCGACGGGTTCGACTGCGTACTCGCTTGCTGCTGGCGGACCGATCGTCAGTCCGAACGTCAACGTGTTGTTACTTACCCCGATTTGCCCGCACACGTTGAATGCCCGTTCGATCATTTTGTCGGCCAAAGATAAGTTACATATTCGCGTCAGTGCAACCCACGAAGACATCGGGTTAACGATCGACGGGCAGCTCGGCTTTAAATTAAAAGTCGACGACGTCATTCAATTGCAGCGTGCGCCGTACAATACATTGCTCGTGAAATGGAAAGAAAGTTCTTTTTTTGAAGTTGTACGCAAAAAACTGCAAGGGGAAAGGGAAGACGTGCCTAACTGGAGGTAA
- the htpX gene encoding zinc metalloprotease HtpX: MLFKQIEQNKRKTAVLMVLFSLLVLALGWAVGYVLNGDHFSGIGIAGAILAVYLPLTFMTATSQVLQMAGAREIAREDHPMLFNIVENLCIPARIPMPKIYVIDDPAPNAFATGIKPENGAVAFTTGLLEQLNRDELEGVAAHEIAHIRNYDIRLMTICIALVGVVALIGDFASRTLYYRGSSRRGRDEKSHPAIAIIAILFIVLAPLAARFVHLAVSRNREYYADATAVELTRNPNGLKNALIKISESPLDVKRAKDATAALYISNPYRRQRRRRARSWMATHPPTAERIARIEAM; encoded by the coding sequence ATGCTTTTTAAGCAAATTGAGCAGAATAAACGAAAAACAGCTGTCTTAATGGTATTGTTTTCTCTTCTCGTCTTGGCGCTCGGGTGGGCCGTCGGCTATGTGCTAAACGGGGACCACTTTTCTGGAATCGGTATTGCAGGCGCCATTCTCGCAGTATACTTACCGCTCACGTTCATGACGGCGACGAGTCAAGTGCTGCAAATGGCGGGGGCGCGGGAGATTGCGCGCGAGGATCACCCGATGTTGTTTAACATCGTGGAAAACCTTTGCATCCCCGCCCGCATCCCGATGCCGAAAATATACGTGATCGACGATCCGGCCCCGAACGCGTTTGCCACTGGCATAAAGCCGGAAAACGGTGCCGTGGCATTTACGACGGGATTGTTAGAGCAGTTGAATCGCGATGAACTCGAAGGAGTTGCCGCGCATGAAATCGCACACATCCGCAATTACGACATCCGCCTCATGACGATTTGCATTGCCCTAGTCGGAGTCGTGGCTCTCATCGGCGATTTTGCGTCGCGGACGTTGTACTACCGCGGGAGCAGCAGGCGGGGACGCGACGAGAAGTCACACCCCGCAATCGCGATCATTGCCATTCTCTTTATCGTGTTAGCCCCGCTTGCGGCGCGTTTCGTCCACTTAGCCGTTTCGCGCAACCGCGAGTATTACGCCGATGCGACGGCGGTCGAATTGACGCGAAACCCGAACGGGCTAAAAAACGCACTCATCAAAATTAGTGAAAGCCCGCTCGACGTCAAACGCGCCAAAGATGCGACGGCCGCGTTGTACATTTCTAATCCGTACCGGCGGCAGCGACGGCGCCGCGCGAGAAGCTGGATGGCGACCCACCCACCGACTGCAGAGCGCATTGCGCGGATCGAGGCCATGTAA
- a CDS encoding copper homeostasis protein CutC, whose protein sequence is MKVEVIATTLTDAKIAARYGADRLELVTGIQEGGLTPSYGLIEQVVQSVDIPVNVMVRPHSQSFYYNEDDLQTMLKDIHAIQQIGANGIVIGALTVDDNIDRGALQRLLTAAGGLDVTFHRAFDNVPDQREALNVLLAFPQITRVLTSGGKEKAIHSQPQIKELVRFTKDTHLSILAGHGLTIESLHEFVLATGVTEVHFGSAVRIDNDNRKRVQGEKLVAIRNVFEEIRR, encoded by the coding sequence GTGAAAGTAGAAGTTATAGCTACAACGTTGACAGATGCGAAGATTGCCGCCCGGTACGGCGCAGATCGCCTCGAGTTAGTCACGGGCATACAAGAAGGTGGGTTGACCCCGAGTTACGGTTTAATAGAGCAAGTCGTTCAAAGTGTCGATATTCCGGTGAACGTCATGGTTCGGCCGCACAGTCAATCGTTTTATTACAACGAAGACGATCTACAGACGATGTTAAAGGATATTCACGCGATCCAGCAGATTGGAGCGAATGGTATCGTCATCGGGGCGTTGACGGTAGACGATAATATCGATCGCGGCGCGTTGCAACGTTTACTGACTGCAGCAGGCGGCTTAGATGTGACCTTTCACCGGGCATTTGACAATGTCCCGGATCAACGAGAGGCGTTAAACGTCTTATTGGCATTCCCACAAATCACGCGGGTGTTAACTTCCGGCGGAAAAGAAAAAGCGATCCATTCACAGCCACAAATTAAAGAACTCGTTCGTTTTACTAAAGATACGCATCTCTCTATTTTGGCGGGTCACGGTTTAACGATTGAGTCATTGCACGAGTTCGTGTTGGCGACAGGCGTAACTGAAGTACATTTCGGTTCAGCTGTAAGAATCGACAACGACAACCGTAAACGTGTGCAAGGCGAAAAGTTGGTGGCTATTCGCAACGTATTCGAGGAAATTCGCCGTTAA
- a CDS encoding LemA family protein, whose product MTTALIAIFVFLALIIVTVVYFIATYNGLIKYRNWVKESWSQIDVQLQLRHDLIPNLVNTVKAYAKHEQDTLEKVIQARNQLVQGSPQERIDADHQLQGALKSIFALSESYPELKANTNFLRLQEDLRATEDKVAYARQLYNKTVADYNIKRESFPSNLIAGMFNFRAEEQLQIPDAHREAPKVTF is encoded by the coding sequence ATGACTACCGCCTTAATCGCAATATTCGTGTTTCTCGCACTGATTATTGTGACGGTCGTTTATTTTATTGCTACATACAACGGATTAATCAAGTACCGCAACTGGGTGAAAGAGTCGTGGAGCCAAATTGACGTGCAACTGCAACTGAGACACGATCTCATTCCGAACTTGGTCAATACGGTAAAAGCCTATGCCAAACACGAGCAAGACACATTGGAAAAAGTGATTCAAGCACGTAACCAGTTAGTGCAAGGAAGTCCGCAGGAGCGGATCGACGCCGACCATCAACTGCAAGGCGCGCTAAAATCGATTTTCGCCTTGTCTGAATCGTATCCAGAATTAAAAGCAAACACGAATTTCCTTCGCTTGCAAGAAGATTTACGCGCAACAGAAGATAAAGTTGCCTATGCGCGCCAGCTCTACAACAAAACGGTCGCCGATTACAACATAAAGCGGGAATCTTTCCCTTCCAACCTCATTGCCGGCATGTTTAATTTTAGAGCAGAGGAACAACTGCAAATTCCAGACGCGCATCGCGAAGCACCGAAAGTAACGTTCTAA
- the ahrC gene encoding transcriptional regulator AhrC/ArgR produces MKGRRHIKIRDLITKNEIETQDELVELLRAAGYNVTQATVSRDIKELHLVKVPMADGRYKYSLPADRRFDPLQKLGRLLAESFIGIDNSNNLVVMKTMPGNAQAVAALLDHLDWEEIIGTIAGDDTILIICRENEQGSKVVERFLSML; encoded by the coding sequence ATGAAAGGGCGACGACATATAAAAATTCGCGATTTAATTACGAAAAATGAAATCGAGACGCAAGACGAGCTCGTCGAGCTGTTGCGCGCTGCCGGTTACAACGTGACGCAGGCGACTGTCTCGCGCGACATCAAGGAGCTACACCTCGTAAAAGTGCCAATGGCAGACGGACGGTACAAATATTCGCTGCCAGCCGATCGGCGGTTTGATCCGTTACAAAAATTAGGGAGGCTCCTCGCTGAAAGTTTTATCGGGATTGACAACAGCAACAATTTAGTCGTCATGAAGACAATGCCGGGCAACGCGCAGGCGGTGGCGGCGCTGTTAGACCATTTAGACTGGGAAGAAATTATTGGGACGATTGCTGGCGACGATACAATTCTAATCATTTGCCGGGAAAACGAACAAGGCTCTAAAGTCGTCGAACGTTTCTTAAGTATGTTGTAG